A genome region from Oenanthe melanoleuca isolate GR-GAL-2019-014 chromosome 2, OMel1.0, whole genome shotgun sequence includes the following:
- the TERT gene encoding telomerase reverse transcriptase isoform X1, producing MAGREPFTAVLSALRRCYAEAVPLETFVRRLGGGGAGDAEVLRADDGPGYRTFVGQCLVCVPRGARPIPRPFTFQQLSSQSEVTSRVVQRLCEKKKKNVLAYGYSLPDENSSQFPVVPFSKIHSYLPNTATETLCISGFWETLLSRIGDDVMMYLLEHCAVFMLVPPSNCYQVCGQPVYELISYNVDSPLVFFRQRFSKYKCTSLLKYVRKRLMFHRKYLLKSYEWKYRLRPEDNVSRMRNEGKNKRQSLAPADQCSAKAVSEASKQIKMVTEYQEKKSSSGSCVSATAPSRKRKIPREQPEIPAKRAKTGEKVREEKACSLVPDLNQSSSERSETEYVAPHNESVIKTPHISERSNNAVSGPSLVHTSRGRMKFVAGKSYLLQGLQRNKPLGSNTEMQAESHRKRVEMHTYESQLPSGQTKPMEGTSKCRGGESPQPHLSKKLPNRLLSSAVYIEKKSLLYSCRSFHECFPKSFILNHLQDSQAGGRYLVEAIFFSQNHVQQRHNQSLPKRKQRKKALPKRYQQMRHTFQQLLKNHGKCAYLALLRKNCPIRISDISMRKINLSCQAVLPGEAKVQKPAEQFEKEPAKCVTSSRCESGHTDVPDNLGAPLADSVHGESLPSKEQNPGEARDSALRELLKQHSSYWQVYMFVRDCLEKVIPAELWGSNHNKCRFLKNVKVFISRGRFAKVSLQELMWRMRVNDCMWLRLGKGDYFVPADEHCFREELLAKFLYWLMGTYVVELLRSFFYVTETMFQKNMLFYYRKFIWGKLQNIGIRNHFVKVQLRPLSSEEMETIRQKKFVPVASKLRFIPKPNGLRPIVKVSGVVEPLALSKESREKKMNHYNTQLKNLFSALNYERTINTSFIGSSVFGKDDIYKTWKQFVTKILESGGEIPHFYCVKADLSRAYDAIPHNKLVEVISRVLKPEKRTVYCIRRYAVIMITPSGKARRLYRRHVSTFKDFMPDMKQFVSQLQENASLQNAIVVEQSLTFHETSSSLFNFFLQMIHNSILKIRNRYYLQCCGIPQGSILSTLLCSLFYGDMENKFLSGIKQDGVLIRLIDDFLLLTPHLMKARTFLRTLTSGIPEYGLLINPNKTVVNFPVDDIPGCSKFKQLPDCRLIPWCGLLLDIKTLEVYCDYSSYTCTSIRSSLSFNSNITAGKNMKYKLSAVLKLKCHSLFLDLQINSLRTVLINIYKIFLLQAYRFHACVLQLPFNQQVRKNPYFFLRIISQTASCCYAVLKTINAGIAEGNKGVSGIFPIQVAEWLCYHAFTVKLSNHEAVYKCLLTSLKVCKRQLIRNIPEDTVALLRAVTEPSLCQDFKAILD from the exons ATGGCGGGCCGGGAGCCCTTCACGGCCGTGCTGTCCGCGCTGCGCCGCTGCTACGCCGAGGCCGTCCCGCTGGAGACCTTCGTCCGGCGCCtggggggcggcggcgccggggaCGCCGAGGTGCTGCGGGCCGACGACGGCCCCGGGTACCGCACCTTCGTGGGGCAGTGCCTCGTGTGCGTCCCCCGCGGCGCCCGCCCCATCCCGCGGCCCTTCACCTTCCAGCAG CTATCTAGTCAGAGTGAAGTTACCTCAAGAGTCGTTCAGAGACTgtgtgaaaaaaagaagaagaatgtCCTCGCATATGGATACTCCTTACCAGATGAAAACAGTTCTCAATTCCCAGTTGTGCCATTTTCAAAGATACACAGCTACCTACCCAATACTGCCACGGAAACTCTTTGTATCAGCGGCTTCTGGGAGACATTGTTGAGCCGGATAGGGGATGATGTGATGATGTATTTATTGGAACACTGTGCAGTCTTTATGCTGGTTCCCCCTAGTAATTGTTATCAAGTTTGTGGGCAACCAGTTTATGAACTTATTTCATATAATGTAGATTCACCCCTGGTATTTTTTAGACAAAGGTTCTCAAAGTATAAATGTACTAGCTTGCTTAAATATGTGCGAAAAAGGCTTATGTTTCatagaaaatatcttttaaagtCATATGAGTGGAAATACAGACTAAGACCTGAAGATAATGTCTCCAGAAtgagaaatgaaggaaaaaacaagagacaaagCTTAGCGCCCGCTGACCAGTGTTCTGCAAAAGCTGTTTCTGAAGCAAGCAAACAGATCAAAATGGTTACtgaatatcaggaaaaaaagagtagcTCTGGTTCATGTGTTTCAGCTACAGCTCCATCTCGAAAAAGAAAGATTCCTAGAGAACAACCTGAAATTCCAGCCAAGAGGGCAAAAACAGGGGAGAAAGTGAGAGAGGAAAAGGCTTGTAGTCTTGTTCCTGATTTAAACCAAAGTAGTTCCGAGAGATCTGAAACTGAGTATGTAGCACCACATAATGAAAGTGTCATTAAAACCCCCCATATTTCTGAAAGAAGTAACAATGCTGTGTCTGGCCCTTCTTTAGTTCACACATCTCGTGGCAGGATGAAGTTTGTGGCAGGTAAAAGCTATCTTCTGCAGGGACTTCAACGTAACAAACCTTTAGGCTCCAACACTGAAATGCAAGCAGAATCCCACAGGAAAAGAGTAGAGATGCATACCTATGAATCTCAGTTGCCTTCAGGACAAACCAAACCCATGGAGGGTACCTCAAAATGCAGAGGGGGGGAAAGTCCCCAACCTCATTTATCTAAGAAGTTACCAAATAGACTCCTGAGTTCTGCAGTATACATTGAGAAGAAGTCTCTTCTGTATTCTTGCAGGAGTTTCCATGAATGTTTTCCTAAATCATTTATACTGAATCACTTGCAGGACTCTCAGGCAGGTGGAAGATACCTTGTAGAAGCTATATTTTTTAGCCAAAATCACGTGCAGCAAAGGCATAACCAAAGTCTGCCAAAACGCAAGCAGAGAAAGAAGGCGTTGCCCAAACGCTACCAGCAAATGAGGCATACATTTCAGCAACTGCTAAAGAACCATGGAAAGTGTGCTTACTTAGCTCTCTTGAGAAAAAATTGCCCCATTCGGATATCTGATATCAGTATGAGAAAAATCAATCTGTCTTGTCAGGCAGTCTTGCCTGGGGAAGCAAAGGTTCAGAAGCCAGCAGAACAGTTTGAGAAAGAGCCTGCTAAGTGTGTGACAAGCAGCAGATGTGAATCTGGTCACACTGATGTGCCAGACAACTTAGGAGCACCCCTTGCAGACTCTGTGCACGGGGAGTCGTTGCCGAGTAAGGAGCAAAACCCGGGAGAGGCACGTGATTCAGCCCTCAGGGAGCTCCtcaagcagcacagcagctacTGGCAGGTGTACATGTTTGTGAGGGATTGCCTGGAGAAAGTCATCCCTGCTGAGCTTTGGGGTTCAAACCACAACAAGTGCCGCTTCCTAAAAAATGTCAAAGTGTTCATTTCCAGGGGGAGGTTTGCTAAGGTTTCGTTGCAGGAGTTGATGTGGAGGATGAGAGTGAATGACTGCATGTGGCTTCGTCTAGGCAAAG GTGATTACTTTGTTCCTGCTGATGAACATTGTTTCCGTGAAGAACTTTTGGCCAAATTCCTGTACTGGCTGATGGGTACCTATGTTGTTGAGCTGCTCAGATCATTTTTCTATGTCACCGAGACGATGTTCCAGAAAAACATGCTCTTCTACTACCGAAAGTTTATTTGGGGCAAGTTACAGAACATTGGCATTAG AAACCATTTTGTCAAAGTACAGCTACGGCCTCTGTCTTCAGAGGAGATGGAAACTATCCGTCAAAAGAAGTTTGTTCCTGTGGCATCAAAGCTGCGGTTTATTCCCAAGCCAAATGGGTTGAGACCCATAGTAAAAGTCAGCGGTGTTGTCGAGCCACTAGCACTcagcaaggaaagcagagaaaagaag ATGAATCATTACAACACTCAACTAAAAAATCTGTTTAGTGCATTAAATTATGAACGGACTATAAACACCAGTTTTATAGGCTCTTCAGTGTTTGGGAAAGATGATATCTACAAGACATGGAAGCAGTTTGTTACAAAGATTCTTGAATCTGGTGGTGAAATTCCTCATTTCTACTGTGTAAAG GCTGATTTGTCCAGGGCTTATGATGCCATTCCTCACAATAAGCTTGTGGAAGTGATTTCGCGGGTCCTGAAGCCTGAGAAGAGAACCGTGTACTGCATACGGCGCTATGCTGTGATTATGATCACCCCAAGTGGAAAAGCCAGGAGGCTCTATAGGAGACAT GTTTCTACTTTCAAGGACTTCATGCCAGACATGAAGCAGTTTGTGTCCCAGCTTCAGGAGAATGCCTCATTGCAAAATGCAATAGTAGTCGAACAG AGCTTAACTTTCCATGAGACAAGTTCCAGcctgtttaattttttccttcaaatgaTTCATAACAGCATCCTGAAGATTAGGAACAG GTACTACTTACAGTGCTGTGGAATTCCACAGGGCTCCATTTTGTCAACCTTACTTTGCAGCTTATTCTATGGAGATATGGAAAACAAATTTCTCTCTGGAATAAAGCAGGATGG AGTCCTAATACGTCTTATTGATGATTTTTTGCTGCTTACACCACATTTAATGAAGGCAAGAACTTTTCTAAG GACTCTAACATCAGGTATTCCTGAGTACGGCCTTTTAATAAACCCAAATAAGACAGTGGTGAATTTTCCTGTTGATGATATCCCAGGATGTTCCAAATTTAAACAGCTGCCAGATTGTCGTTTGATCCCGTGGTGTGGTTTGTTATTAGATATAAAAACACTTGAGGTTTACTGCGATTACTCCAG ttACACCTGTACTTCCATCAGATCAAGTCTTTCCTTCAATTCAAATATAACAGCTGGGAAAAACATGAAATACAAACTGAGTGCAGTCCTCAAACTGAAATGTCATAGTTTATTTCTTGATTTACAG ATCAACAGCCTTAGAACAGTTCTCATTAACATCTACAAGATATTTTTGCTACAGGCTTACAG GTTCCATGCCTGTGTTCTCCAACTTCCATTCAACCAGCAAGTTAGAAAAAATCCTTATTTCTTCCTAAGGATTATCTCTCAGACTGCGTCATGCTGCTATGCTGTCCTGAAAACAATAAATGCAG GGATTGCTGAAGGTAACAAAGGTGTATCTGGCATATTCCCTATTCAGGTAGCAGAATGGCTCTGCTACCATGCCTTCACTGTCAAACTGTCAAATCATGAAGCTGTTTACAAATGTCTGCTTACATCCTTAAAAGTCT GTAAGAGGCAGCTCATCAGGAATATCCCAGAGGATACTGTGGCACTACTGCGGGCAGTGACAGAACCATCTCTTTGTCAAGATTTCAAAGCTATCCTGGACTAA
- the TERT gene encoding telomerase reverse transcriptase isoform X2 — MAGREPFTAVLSALRRCYAEAVPLETFVRRLGGGGAGDAEVLRADDGPGYRTFVGQCLVCVPRGARPIPRPFTFQQLSSQSEVTSRVVQRLCEKKKKNVLAYGYSLPDENSSQFPVVPFSKIHSYLPNTATETLCISGFWETLLSRIGDDVMMYLLEHCAVFMLVPPSNCYQVCGQPVYELISYNVDSPLVFFRQRFSKYKCTSLLKYVRKRLMFHRKYLLKSYEWKYRLRPEDNVSRMRNEGKNKRQSLAPADQCSAKAVSEASKQIKMVTEYQEKKSSSGSCVSATAPSRKRKIPREQPEIPAKRAKTGEKVREEKACSLVPDLNQSSSERSETEYVAPHNESVIKTPHISERSNNAVSGPSLVHTSRGRMKFVAGKSYLLQGLQRNKPLGSNTEMQAESHRKRVEMHTYESQLPSGQTKPMEGTSKCRGGESPQPHLSKKLPNRLLSSAVYIEKKSLLYSCRSFHECFPKSFILNHLQDSQAGGRYLVEAIFFSQNHVQQRHNQSLPKRKQRKKALPKRYQQMRHTFQQLLKNHGKCAYLALLRKNCPIRISDISMRKINLSCQAVLPGEAKVQKPAEQFEKEPAKCVTSSRCESGHTDVPDNLGAPLADSVHGESLPSKEQNPGEARDSALRELLKQHSSYWQVYMFVRDCLEKVIPAELWGSNHNKCRFLKNVKVFISRGRFAKVSLQELMWRMRVNDCMWLRLGKGDYFVPADEHCFREELLAKFLYWLMGTYVVELLRSFFYVTETMFQKNMLFYYRKFIWGKLQNIGIRNHFVKVQLRPLSSEEMETIRQKKFVPVASKLRFIPKPNGLRPIVKVSGVVEPLALSKESREKKMNHYNTQLKNLFSALNYERTINTSFIGSSVFGKDDIYKTWKQFVTKILESGGEIPHFYCVKADLSRAYDAIPHNKLVEVISRVLKPEKRTVYCIRRYAVIMITPSGKARRLYRRHVSTFKDFMPDMKQFVSQLQENASLQNAIVVEQSLTFHETSSSLFNFFLQMIHNSILKIRNRYYLQCCGIPQGSILSTLLCSLFYGDMENKFLSGIKQDGVLIRLIDDFLLLTPHLMKARTFLSYTCTSIRSSLSFNSNITAGKNMKYKLSAVLKLKCHSLFLDLQINSLRTVLINIYKIFLLQAYRFHACVLQLPFNQQVRKNPYFFLRIISQTASCCYAVLKTINAGIAEGNKGVSGIFPIQVAEWLCYHAFTVKLSNHEAVYKCLLTSLKVCKRQLIRNIPEDTVALLRAVTEPSLCQDFKAILD, encoded by the exons ATGGCGGGCCGGGAGCCCTTCACGGCCGTGCTGTCCGCGCTGCGCCGCTGCTACGCCGAGGCCGTCCCGCTGGAGACCTTCGTCCGGCGCCtggggggcggcggcgccggggaCGCCGAGGTGCTGCGGGCCGACGACGGCCCCGGGTACCGCACCTTCGTGGGGCAGTGCCTCGTGTGCGTCCCCCGCGGCGCCCGCCCCATCCCGCGGCCCTTCACCTTCCAGCAG CTATCTAGTCAGAGTGAAGTTACCTCAAGAGTCGTTCAGAGACTgtgtgaaaaaaagaagaagaatgtCCTCGCATATGGATACTCCTTACCAGATGAAAACAGTTCTCAATTCCCAGTTGTGCCATTTTCAAAGATACACAGCTACCTACCCAATACTGCCACGGAAACTCTTTGTATCAGCGGCTTCTGGGAGACATTGTTGAGCCGGATAGGGGATGATGTGATGATGTATTTATTGGAACACTGTGCAGTCTTTATGCTGGTTCCCCCTAGTAATTGTTATCAAGTTTGTGGGCAACCAGTTTATGAACTTATTTCATATAATGTAGATTCACCCCTGGTATTTTTTAGACAAAGGTTCTCAAAGTATAAATGTACTAGCTTGCTTAAATATGTGCGAAAAAGGCTTATGTTTCatagaaaatatcttttaaagtCATATGAGTGGAAATACAGACTAAGACCTGAAGATAATGTCTCCAGAAtgagaaatgaaggaaaaaacaagagacaaagCTTAGCGCCCGCTGACCAGTGTTCTGCAAAAGCTGTTTCTGAAGCAAGCAAACAGATCAAAATGGTTACtgaatatcaggaaaaaaagagtagcTCTGGTTCATGTGTTTCAGCTACAGCTCCATCTCGAAAAAGAAAGATTCCTAGAGAACAACCTGAAATTCCAGCCAAGAGGGCAAAAACAGGGGAGAAAGTGAGAGAGGAAAAGGCTTGTAGTCTTGTTCCTGATTTAAACCAAAGTAGTTCCGAGAGATCTGAAACTGAGTATGTAGCACCACATAATGAAAGTGTCATTAAAACCCCCCATATTTCTGAAAGAAGTAACAATGCTGTGTCTGGCCCTTCTTTAGTTCACACATCTCGTGGCAGGATGAAGTTTGTGGCAGGTAAAAGCTATCTTCTGCAGGGACTTCAACGTAACAAACCTTTAGGCTCCAACACTGAAATGCAAGCAGAATCCCACAGGAAAAGAGTAGAGATGCATACCTATGAATCTCAGTTGCCTTCAGGACAAACCAAACCCATGGAGGGTACCTCAAAATGCAGAGGGGGGGAAAGTCCCCAACCTCATTTATCTAAGAAGTTACCAAATAGACTCCTGAGTTCTGCAGTATACATTGAGAAGAAGTCTCTTCTGTATTCTTGCAGGAGTTTCCATGAATGTTTTCCTAAATCATTTATACTGAATCACTTGCAGGACTCTCAGGCAGGTGGAAGATACCTTGTAGAAGCTATATTTTTTAGCCAAAATCACGTGCAGCAAAGGCATAACCAAAGTCTGCCAAAACGCAAGCAGAGAAAGAAGGCGTTGCCCAAACGCTACCAGCAAATGAGGCATACATTTCAGCAACTGCTAAAGAACCATGGAAAGTGTGCTTACTTAGCTCTCTTGAGAAAAAATTGCCCCATTCGGATATCTGATATCAGTATGAGAAAAATCAATCTGTCTTGTCAGGCAGTCTTGCCTGGGGAAGCAAAGGTTCAGAAGCCAGCAGAACAGTTTGAGAAAGAGCCTGCTAAGTGTGTGACAAGCAGCAGATGTGAATCTGGTCACACTGATGTGCCAGACAACTTAGGAGCACCCCTTGCAGACTCTGTGCACGGGGAGTCGTTGCCGAGTAAGGAGCAAAACCCGGGAGAGGCACGTGATTCAGCCCTCAGGGAGCTCCtcaagcagcacagcagctacTGGCAGGTGTACATGTTTGTGAGGGATTGCCTGGAGAAAGTCATCCCTGCTGAGCTTTGGGGTTCAAACCACAACAAGTGCCGCTTCCTAAAAAATGTCAAAGTGTTCATTTCCAGGGGGAGGTTTGCTAAGGTTTCGTTGCAGGAGTTGATGTGGAGGATGAGAGTGAATGACTGCATGTGGCTTCGTCTAGGCAAAG GTGATTACTTTGTTCCTGCTGATGAACATTGTTTCCGTGAAGAACTTTTGGCCAAATTCCTGTACTGGCTGATGGGTACCTATGTTGTTGAGCTGCTCAGATCATTTTTCTATGTCACCGAGACGATGTTCCAGAAAAACATGCTCTTCTACTACCGAAAGTTTATTTGGGGCAAGTTACAGAACATTGGCATTAG AAACCATTTTGTCAAAGTACAGCTACGGCCTCTGTCTTCAGAGGAGATGGAAACTATCCGTCAAAAGAAGTTTGTTCCTGTGGCATCAAAGCTGCGGTTTATTCCCAAGCCAAATGGGTTGAGACCCATAGTAAAAGTCAGCGGTGTTGTCGAGCCACTAGCACTcagcaaggaaagcagagaaaagaag ATGAATCATTACAACACTCAACTAAAAAATCTGTTTAGTGCATTAAATTATGAACGGACTATAAACACCAGTTTTATAGGCTCTTCAGTGTTTGGGAAAGATGATATCTACAAGACATGGAAGCAGTTTGTTACAAAGATTCTTGAATCTGGTGGTGAAATTCCTCATTTCTACTGTGTAAAG GCTGATTTGTCCAGGGCTTATGATGCCATTCCTCACAATAAGCTTGTGGAAGTGATTTCGCGGGTCCTGAAGCCTGAGAAGAGAACCGTGTACTGCATACGGCGCTATGCTGTGATTATGATCACCCCAAGTGGAAAAGCCAGGAGGCTCTATAGGAGACAT GTTTCTACTTTCAAGGACTTCATGCCAGACATGAAGCAGTTTGTGTCCCAGCTTCAGGAGAATGCCTCATTGCAAAATGCAATAGTAGTCGAACAG AGCTTAACTTTCCATGAGACAAGTTCCAGcctgtttaattttttccttcaaatgaTTCATAACAGCATCCTGAAGATTAGGAACAG GTACTACTTACAGTGCTGTGGAATTCCACAGGGCTCCATTTTGTCAACCTTACTTTGCAGCTTATTCTATGGAGATATGGAAAACAAATTTCTCTCTGGAATAAAGCAGGATGG AGTCCTAATACGTCTTATTGATGATTTTTTGCTGCTTACACCACATTTAATGAAGGCAAGAACTTTTCTAAG ttACACCTGTACTTCCATCAGATCAAGTCTTTCCTTCAATTCAAATATAACAGCTGGGAAAAACATGAAATACAAACTGAGTGCAGTCCTCAAACTGAAATGTCATAGTTTATTTCTTGATTTACAG ATCAACAGCCTTAGAACAGTTCTCATTAACATCTACAAGATATTTTTGCTACAGGCTTACAG GTTCCATGCCTGTGTTCTCCAACTTCCATTCAACCAGCAAGTTAGAAAAAATCCTTATTTCTTCCTAAGGATTATCTCTCAGACTGCGTCATGCTGCTATGCTGTCCTGAAAACAATAAATGCAG GGATTGCTGAAGGTAACAAAGGTGTATCTGGCATATTCCCTATTCAGGTAGCAGAATGGCTCTGCTACCATGCCTTCACTGTCAAACTGTCAAATCATGAAGCTGTTTACAAATGTCTGCTTACATCCTTAAAAGTCT GTAAGAGGCAGCTCATCAGGAATATCCCAGAGGATACTGTGGCACTACTGCGGGCAGTGACAGAACCATCTCTTTGTCAAGATTTCAAAGCTATCCTGGACTAA